The Kitasatospora sp. NBC_00374 genome has a segment encoding these proteins:
- a CDS encoding RICIN domain-containing protein — translation MTSRTPLDRPRTAAAVAGTAVALLAVLPVTPASAAGGGFTGPSSTTVVNANSGKCLEIADWRTDNGAPARQWECTGGAHQLWDFKQAHGITMLVNRNSKKCLEIADWRRDDGAPARQWECTEGWNQGWLYVGQIGPRKELGLSNLNSASLLEIADWRTDNGAPARQWSGGTAGVVAANKAWITAIKPL, via the coding sequence ATGACCAGCCGTACACCGCTCGACCGTCCGCGCACCGCCGCGGCCGTCGCCGGCACCGCCGTCGCGCTCCTCGCCGTGCTGCCGGTCACCCCGGCCTCCGCGGCGGGCGGCGGCTTCACCGGGCCGTCGTCCACCACCGTCGTCAACGCGAACTCCGGGAAGTGCCTGGAGATCGCCGACTGGCGTACCGACAACGGGGCCCCCGCCCGGCAGTGGGAGTGCACCGGCGGCGCCCACCAGCTCTGGGATTTCAAGCAGGCACACGGCATCACGATGCTGGTCAACCGGAACTCCAAGAAGTGCCTGGAGATCGCCGACTGGCGCAGGGACGACGGCGCACCCGCCCGCCAGTGGGAGTGCACCGAGGGCTGGAACCAGGGCTGGCTGTACGTGGGCCAGATCGGGCCTCGCAAGGAGCTCGGGCTGTCCAACCTCAACTCGGCGTCACTGCTGGAGATCGCCGACTGGCGTACCGACAACGGGGCCCCCGCCCGGCAGTGGAGCGGCGGCACCGCAGGGGTCGTCGCCGCCAACAAGGCGTGGATCACGGCCATCAAGCCGCTCTGA